One window of the Dreissena polymorpha isolate Duluth1 chromosome 5, UMN_Dpol_1.0, whole genome shotgun sequence genome contains the following:
- the LOC127880735 gene encoding 2-phosphoxylose phosphatase 1-like has translation MRRRKKLGLKLLLLVSLFAVTSIFVLKIWREGTTTSSNLPRSLLTKLPPQNFSLSDTTLLTRKLDQMTKQRAIAYNYAVETRIQEKEDFLSKYCNSPFVRTTGSEGSLPVGFTLRLVHVFTRHGDRTSMHKLHGTNTQNYSCSFPQWYKDSDDVAKYFPYSMTRLAGKHSVEGHFRNWALYPDKPVCSDSELTSRGALQHINLGKHLNDRYIKRHSLIDANETFEEKLILKSTGYSRTYQSATALIYGLLSQFDLSKIRIEHSRSLLFCSESQHSNLKCKCPRASDYKERISRISSNISSNRKQNTALRRKVASALGLDRSAIPWLSAIFDALTPAFCHGLREPFHCGGDTSNTECIDYSLINALFKEVSQQEKIRIRDPENENVDLKYALLSTYPVLLEVLRRVQLISKDLIYDGPKFVIYSGHDVTLTPLLVALGIYDNKWPPYASRLVIEAVTRDSDGGVFLRFVYNGKDKTDRVSFCKDIVAKRLCPLKAIVEFVSADMLGQFNTTGYEQACRY, from the exons ATGCGGAGAAGAAAAAAGCTGGGATTGAAGTTGCTGTTATTGGTGAGCTTATTTGCAGTTACGT CAATATTCGTCCTGAAGATATGGAGAGAAGGAACGACAACCTCATCGAATCTCCCTCGAAGTCTTTTGACAAAATTACCGCCCCAGAATTTCAGCCTCTCCGACACAACTTTGCTGACACGAAAACTTGATCAAATGACCAAACAACGCGCCATCGCCTATAACTATGCAGTGGAAACCCGAATACAGGAGAAGGAAGACTTCTTATCAAAATACTGCAACTCACCGTTTGTGCGGACTACAGGGTCGGAAG GTTCACTTCCGGTCGGTTTCACATTGAGGCTCGTGCACGTGTTCACCCGTCATGGTGACCGCACATCAATGCATAAGCTACACGGCACTAATACTCAAAACTACAGCTGCAGTTTTCCACAGTGGTATAAAGATAGCGACGATGTGGCAAAATATTTCCCGTACAGTATGACCAGATTAGCCGGGAAGCACTCAGTTGAAGGCCATTTCCGAAATTGGGCTTTATATCCGGATAAACCAGTCTGTTCCGACTCTGAGCTGACCAGTCGTGGAGCATTGCAGCATATTAACTTGGGGAAGCATCTGAACGATCGATATATCAAAAGACATTCGCTTATTGATGCTAATGAAACTTTTGAGGAAAAACTTATACTGAAAAGCACAGGGTACTCACGCACCTACCAGAGTGCGACTGCGCTGATATACGGGTTATTATCTCAGTTTGATTTGTCAAAAATCCGAATAGAGCATTCCCGTAGCTTGCTTTTCTGCTCAGAAAGTCAACATtccaatttaaaatgtaaatgccCAAGGGCTAGCGATTATAAAGAAAGAATTAGTAGAATTTCATCGAATATCAGCTCGAACAGGAAACAAAATACAGCTCTTAGGCGTAAAGTAGCCAGCGCACTCGGACTTGACCGCAGTGCCATTCCGTGGCTGTCGGCGATATTCGACGCACTGACGCCCGCGTTCTGCCACGGACTCCGCGAGCCTTTTCACTGTGGTGGCGATACAAGTAATACAGAGTGCATTGATTATTCGCTTATTAACGCGCTTTTTAAGGAAGTGTCGCAACAAGAAAAGATACGAATACGTGACCCTGAAAACGAGAACGTGGATCTCAAATATGCGTTATTAAGTACATACCCAGTTTTATTGGAAGTTCTTCGGCGCGTTCAACTGATCTCGAAAGATCTTATTTACGATGGACCGAAATTCGTTATTTATTCCGGACACGATGTTACACTGACGCCATTACTGGTTGCCCTAGGTATCTATGACAACAAATGGCCGCCATACGCATCGCGATTGGTTATTGAAGCAGTGACACGTGACAGCGATGGCGGCGTGTTTCTTAGATTTGTGTATAACGGCAAAGATAAAACGGATAGGGTGTCGTTTTGCAAAGACATTGTAGCGAAGAGATTGTGTCCACTGAAGGCAATCGTTGAATTTGTTAGTGCCGATATGCTCGGACAGTTTAACACAACGGGATATGAACAAGCATGCAGATATTAA
- the LOC127831677 gene encoding potassium voltage-gated channel subfamily C member 1-like yields the protein MMEDDTVNLQCVNISGQRFEMSETTWLRFVRSVPEHFHHQLKRTGSEIFVERHPAAFQCILYYHQGGQLHLPADLCPSSFKAELQFWGIPYSCLAKCCFTKYTGFFDDESTLKIYFIVSTLVVLASLFALIAGTHHDFQRDLTVNEWEEYFGNDWSKYKHQFTSSALPEGTAESESNPEPESNPEPEITSSAEPDAHEPIPIPENAFVRYFFLDVIEYSCMAFFTVDLLVRYLFCPYRLKLLMSFFHWVDVFSLLVMFLKYIVEELSPKLKYEVSVLNIIHCLQVVRVFRLFRMVQHTAGFRVLIFSFKASIWDMLLMSMFLLSAVLLFSTFAYFSGDSTFPNIPESFWWVIVTMTTVGYGDVVPKILLSKIIGAFCAIAGVCLLSIIIPIFVNNFMLFYAYSKIWGRRTVPAVKRAYLAKVLPTPDDIDDARLKNDVSTIS from the exons ATGATGGAGGACGACACCGTCAATCTTCAATGTGTGAATATCAGCGGTCAGCGTTTTGAGATGTCCGAAACAACATGGTTGCGATTTGTCAGGTCGGTTCCAGAACATTTTCATCATCAACTTAAGCGTACAGGAAGCGAAATCTTTGTTGAACGACACCCGGCCGCATTTCAGTGCATCCTATATTATCATCAGGGCGGACAGTTGCATTTACCCGCTGACCTTTGTCCTTCGTCATTCAAGGCCGAACTTCAGTTCTGGGGAATACCTTACTCGTGCCTTGCGAAATGCTGCTTCACGAAATACACGGGATTTTTTGACGATGAGTCCACGCTCAAG ATCTACTTTATCGTGAGTACCCTCGTGGTTCTGGCGTCTCTATTCGCTCTCATTGCTGGAACCCATCACGACTTTCAAAGGGACCTGACTGTCAACGAGTGGGAGGAATACTTCGGGAACGACTGGTCGAAATACAAACACCAATTTACCAGTTCCGCCTTACCGGAAGGTACAGCAGAATCGGAAAGCAACCCGGAACCAGAAAGCAACCCGGAACCGGAAATTACATCATCAGCGGAACCGGATGCACACGAACCTATTCCAATACCAGAAAACGCCTTTGTGCGATATTTCTTTTTGGATGTGATTGAATATTCATGCATGGCTTTCTTCACTGTCGATTTGCTTGTTCGATACTTGTTCTGTCCATACCGATTGAAACTCCTGATGTCGTTCTTTCACTGGGTGGACGTGTTTTCGCTGTTAGTAATGTTTTTGAAATATATTGTTGAAGAATTGTCCCCAAAACTTAAATACGAAGTGTCAGTTCTGAATATTATACATTGCCTTCAAGTTGTACGCGTGTTTCGCCTCTTTAGGATGGTGCAACACACAGCCGGGTTCCGTGTCCTGATATTCTCTTTCAAAGCCAGCATATGGGATATGCTTTTGATGAGCATGTTTTTACTTTCAGCCGTGCTACTTTTCTCGACGTTTGCTTACTTCTCTGGCGACAGCACGTTTCCCAACATTCCAGAATCGTTCTGGTGGGTCATCGTTACTATGACGACAGTGGGGTATGGAGATGTTGTTCCCAAGATACTCCTGTCAAAGATTATAGGTGCCTTCTGCGCCATTGCAGGCGTCTGTCTCCTGTCTATAATTATTCCGATATTTGTGAATAATTTCATGCTCTTTTACGCATATTCCAAGATATGGGGACGACGGACAGTACCGGCAGTAAAACGCGCATATCTGGCAAAGGTATTGCCAACacctgatgatattgatgatgcaAGATTAAAAAACGACGTGTCGACGATATCATAG